A genomic region of Eucalyptus grandis isolate ANBG69807.140 chromosome 5, ASM1654582v1, whole genome shotgun sequence contains the following coding sequences:
- the LOC104443754 gene encoding transcription factor bHLH120 has product MDPNASTIPSDETEDQVLQSASSTPSHKDDELLVIAAQQMNHTSSTAPSDETEDQVSQSASPLSMIASSQYGLDLTDRPDYRQWRNSGLSRRDLEKTSPKGEKKFTHRETERQRRQEMAAHFQSLRLLLPLEYLKGKRSMSDIVYEAVKYIKDMQSKIQKLSDKRDEIKKSESPNSHGTDTNNRLACPSSSCSSRPKNIVIVKSYKRGVEVAISTEPEQGMPLRRVLEVLTGDGLDLINCTSTKVNGRLIHRIESEITGEQTVDLSELQQKLTNLEFEGRGLNGD; this is encoded by the exons ATGGATCCTAATGCATCCACAATCCCATCTGATGAGACTGAAGATCAGGTGTTGCAATCTGCTTCTTCAACGCCCTCGCATAAAGATGATGAGCTCTTGGTGATAGCAGCACAGCAGATGAATCATACTTCATCCACAGCCCCATCCGATGAAACTGAAGATCAGGTGTCGCAATCTGCTTCTCCACTCTCCATGATCGCATCTAGTCAATACGGCCTGGACCTCACTGACCGGCCGGATTATAGGCAATGGCGTAATTCTGGCTTGTCCAGGCGTGACCTAGAAAAGACTAGTCCAAAAGGCGAAAAGAAGTTCACGCACAGAGAAACCGAGAGACAAAGAAGGCAAGAAATGGCTGCGCATTTTCAGTCTTTGAGATTGCTGCTCCCCCTCGAATATCTCAAG GGGAAGAGATCAATGTCTGATATTGTTTATGAAGCAGTGAAGTACATAAAGGATATGCAAAGCAAGATCCAGAAATTAAGTGACAAGagagatgaaatcaagaaatCAGAGTCACCCAACTCTCATGGTACTGACACAAATAATCGGCTTGcatgtccttcttcttcttgttcttctcgtCCCAAGAACATTGTGATTGTCAAATCCTACAAGAGAGGAGTGGAAGTAGCAATTAGTACCGAACCAGAACAAGGGATGCCTTTAAGGAGAGTTCTTGAAGTTCTGACTGGAGATGGATTGGACCTGATTAACTGCACCTCCACTAAAGTAAACGGGAGGCTAATTCATCGCATTGAATCTGAG ATCACTGGCGAGCAAACTGTCGATCTGTCCGAGCTGCAACAGAAGTTAACGAACCTAGAGTTTGAGGGTAGAGGCCTCAATGGGGATTAA